In one Alnus glutinosa chromosome 14, dhAlnGlut1.1, whole genome shotgun sequence genomic region, the following are encoded:
- the LOC133857917 gene encoding uncharacterized protein LOC133857917, with the protein MDKSWMSAPRGTTTYNDGCRAFVTFAVRNCTAVDGKIYCPCKYCRNNQRHTPDYVLAHLTGGRGMNPGYHLWYMHGETTTGSAIPGQCSSYHSGTEAADHSTEHGEVTEQEGVAVEQDDNMHAMLRDAFGVHDVPEAASTLPQQVDEDTSCEDALKYQELLKTAEKPLHPGTKHSKLSATVHMYNLKCVGGISNKIFSDILEFINQLLPPCDEALPDNTYEAKKFLSGMGLGYEKIPACRNDCMLFWKDNKELDSCTVCGESKWRADTHVDDDGEIISARKKRPVKILRWFPLIPRLQRLFMSEHTAPHMRWHAEGRTRDGVLRHPADGEAWRSFDILHPNFMAESRNVRLGLTADGFNPFGNMSTSHSTWPVMLVPYNLPPWMCMKQSSFILSLVIPGPSSPGMDIDVYLQPLIDELLELWNVGVRTFDASKKENFIMRSQLMWTINDLPAYADLSGWPNRGAKACPCCMQSTRSIRLKNGCKFCYMGHRRYLPPEHLWRLNRRTFDGTEEFASAPIVPCGYEVLQQLDGVAFGDETAGKKKKRKKRKKGAGSSDVIWKKKSIFFRLPYWKDNLLRHNLDVMHIEKNVMDNILGTILDIKGKTKDNLAARLDLQEMGLRPKLHPFTAANGKTYIPAACHTMSREDKENFLKVLRNVRVPDGYASNISRCVRLKDRTISGLKSHDSHILMQQLLPIALRKSLPDKVVRPLVEISAFFRGICSTKLSQEDMDRLQGDVCITLCKLEQIFPPGFFTSMVHLVVHLVRECRLGGPVQYRWMYPAERSLGNFKNNVRNKAAPEGCIAEGYIATELVTFCSRYLNNAPTFHNRPQRNPDGSKGAGTRVTMNRLIMHQIHRYIVFNSEEFHNLRTMHKDALRRSCTRGRITEALIEAQHHEQFCEWYRAYVDGLDDQRREELGHKLVMRCRGLKETAVKYNRYVVNGKLFRTLAHDVGRRTQNSGVCVPTVEGETYYGQLTDIFEVEYYDRTTYVLFKCNWADPTMDRGFTIDEYGLVFVNFNHLVHRGEQIQDEPYVLTSQVDQVFYVEDGRNPNWVCAVRTKPRNVYDVGQGDGSNEDGTTYHECVPLVLATADLPDTNDEFEYDRPDVDPIEAPVIQ; encoded by the exons atggacaagtcttggatgtcagcacctaggggtacgacaacgtataacgacgggtgtagggcgtttgtgacatttgccgttcgtaactgtacggccgtcgatggaaaaatttactgcccatgcaagtattgtcgaaataaccagcgtcacactcctgattacgttcttgcccacctgactggaggtcgggggatgaatccgggataccatttgtggtatatgcacggtgagactacgactggatccgctattcctggtcagtgttcgagttatcacagtggcacagaggccgctgaccatagcactgaacatggtgaagtcacagaacaggagggtgtcgccgtggaacaggatgataacatgcacgccatgttgcgtgacgccttcggcgtgcacgatgttcctgaagccgcaagtactcttccgcaacaagttgatgaagatacgTCGTGCgaggacgcattgaagtaccaagagctgttaaagactgccgagaagccccttcaccctggtacaaagcacagtaaattgagtgctactgtacacatgtacaacttgaagtgcgttggaggtattagtaacaagattttttcagacattctggaattcatcaatcagttgttgcctccttgcgatgaggcattgccagataacacgtacgaggcgaagaagttcctaagtggcatgggtctggggtatgagaagattccggcgtgccgtaacgactgtatgttattctggaaagacaataaagaattagattcatgtaccgtatgtggagagtctaagtggagggctgatacacatgtagatgatgatggtgagatcatatcagcgagaaaaaaacgcccggtgaagatcttgaggtggtttccactcatcccacggttgcagaggttattcatgtctgagcatactgcgccccatatgagatggcatgcagaaggccgcactagggatggcgtattgaggcacccggccgacggtgaggcatggagatcgttcgacattttacatccaaattttatggcagagagtagaaacgtccggcttggtttgacagcagatggatttaatccatttgggaacatgagcacatctcacagcacatggcccgtaatgcttgtgccgtacaatttgccaccttggatgtgcatgaaacagtcgtccttcatcctttccttggttatccctggaccgagctcaccaggtatggatattgatgtttaccttcagccattgattgatgagttgctggaactgtggaatgtaggggtacgaacattcgatgcttcaaagaaggaaaattttattatgcgatctcagttgatgtggacgataaacgacttgccagcgtatgcagatttatcaggttggcctaacaggggtgcgaaggcatgtccttgctgtatgcaatcgacgcgttctatacgcttaaagaacgggtgcaaattttgctatatggggcacaggagatatctgccgcctgaacatctgtggcggcttaacaggaggacatttgacggtaccGAAGAATTTGCCAGCgcaccgattgtgccatgcggatacgaggttctccaacagttggacggagttgcgtttggagatgagaccgcgggtaagaagaagaaacggaagaagcggaagaagggtgcagggagttccgatgttatatggaagaagaaaagtatatttttcagattgccgtattggaaagacaatttgcttcggcacaatcttgatgttatgcacatagagaaaaatgtcatggacaatatacttggcactattttggatataaaagggaaaacgaaggacaacttggcagctcggctggacttgcaggaaatggggttgagacctaagttgcatccgttcacggccgccaacggtaaaacgtatattcccgctgcctgtcacacaatgtctagagaggacaaagaaaattttctgaaggttcttcgaaatgttagggtcccggacggatacgcttcgaacatttcacgatgtgttcggctcaaggaccgtacaatttctggcttgaagagccatgatagccacatactgatgcaacagcttcttccaattgcactgcgtaagtcattgcctgataaagtggttagacctcttgtggagatttctgcattttttagaggcatatgctcaacaaagctatcacaagaagatatggaccgactgcagggtgacgtctgtatcactttgtgcaagctagaacagatattccctccagggttttttaccagcatggtccacttggttgtgcatcttgtgcgcgagtgtagactaggcggacccgtgcagtatagatggatgtacccggcagagag gagtctggggaatttcaaaaataatgtgcgcaataaagcagctcctgaggggtgcattgcggaggggtacatagcgaccgagctggtaacgttctgttcaaggtatctgaataacgcaccaacattccacaacagacctcagaggaatcctgatggatccaagggagcgggcacgcgtgttaccatgaaccggttgataatgcaccagattcatcgttatattgtgttcaactctgaagagtttcacaatttgcggac gatgcacaaagacgcgcttaggcgatcatgcactaggggtcgcattacggaggctcttattgaagcacaacatcatgagcagttctgcgaatggtaccgtgcatat gtcgatggcctggacgatcaacgtagggaggaattgggccacaagttggttatgcgttgtagagggctaaaggagacagcggtgaagtacaacaggtacgtggtaaatggaaaattatttcgcacgcttgctcatgatgtgggaaggaggactcagaatagcggcgtctgtgttcctaccgttgaaggcgaaacgtactacggacagttaaccgatatatttgaggtcgagtactatgacaggactacgtacgtcttatttaagtgcaattgggcagaccccacaatggacagaggattcacaatagacgagtatggcctagtgtttgtcaacttcaatcacctcgtccacaggggagaacagattcaggacgagccgtacgtgcttacatctcaggtggatcaagtattctacgtagaagatggaaggaacccaaattgggtttgtgcggttaggaccaaaccgcgcaacgtgtacgacgttggacagggggatgggagtaatgaggatggtacaacctaccatgagtgcgtaccgctcgtactagccactgctgACCTACCAGATACGAATgacgaattcgagtacgacaggcccgacgtAGATcctattgaagctcccgtgatacaatga